Proteins found in one Streptococcus criceti HS-6 genomic segment:
- a CDS encoding stealth family protein, which produces MPKIDFVVPWVDGSDPDWRKNKAKYEVGPSVEAPQADSVNRYREMSAFNYWFRAVEAYTPWVNKIFFVTYGHVPDWLDTSHPKLRLVRHEDYIPKDYLPTFNSNVIELNLHRIPDLSEHFVLFSDDVFINRPVDPDDFFHKGLPRLQAIYRPIIPRGEFDHIEVNNGRLLNKYFYHKPNLKKHLGKYFNYRYGKFNLYNFLSLFYSGIMGYEDAHVGMPSLKSTYAEVWDREEAYLDEMCRNRIRSSQDINHWAMSYWNIETNRFYPQSLKIGKYIPIGDIDSIKKFIQNSSYKMVCINDDESSRDFSKETAIIRQVLSEKLPQKSKFELEGK; this is translated from the coding sequence ATGCCCAAAATTGATTTTGTAGTTCCTTGGGTGGACGGCAGTGATCCCGATTGGCGCAAGAACAAGGCTAAGTATGAGGTCGGTCCAAGTGTGGAGGCGCCTCAGGCAGATAGTGTTAACCGTTACCGAGAAATGTCTGCTTTTAACTACTGGTTTCGGGCGGTTGAAGCCTATACTCCTTGGGTTAATAAAATTTTCTTTGTTACCTACGGCCATGTTCCTGACTGGCTGGATACCAGCCACCCCAAATTACGCTTGGTTCGACATGAGGATTATATTCCAAAGGATTACTTGCCAACCTTTAATTCTAACGTGATTGAGCTCAATCTGCATCGTATTCCTGACTTGAGTGAGCATTTTGTGTTGTTTAGTGATGATGTGTTTATCAATCGCCCTGTTGATCCGGATGATTTCTTTCACAAGGGATTGCCGAGGCTGCAAGCCATCTATCGTCCGATCATTCCTAGAGGTGAATTTGATCATATCGAGGTTAATAATGGCCGCCTGCTCAACAAGTATTTTTATCACAAGCCTAATTTAAAAAAACATTTAGGCAAATATTTTAATTATCGTTATGGCAAGTTTAATCTCTATAACTTCCTGAGTCTCTTTTATTCAGGAATTATGGGCTATGAAGATGCTCATGTGGGGATGCCTTCGCTCAAATCCACCTATGCCGAGGTTTGGGACAGGGAAGAGGCCTACCTAGACGAGATGTGCCGCAATCGCATCCGCAGCAGTCAGGATATCAACCATTGGGCTATGAGTTATTGGAACATTGAGACCAACCGTTTTTATCCGCAATCACTTAAAATAGGAAAGTATATTCCAATTGGTGATATAGATTCTATCAAAAAATTTATTCAGAATTCTAGTTACAAAATGGTCTGTATCAATGATGACGAGAGTTCTAGAGATTTTAGTAAGGAGACAGCTATTATTCGTCAGGTATTGTCCGAAAAGCTACCCCAGAAAAGTAAATTTGAATTAGAGGGAAAGTAG
- a CDS encoding sugar transferase has protein sequence MKKYQIVEIRDGDVRHAGSKAVSDVVTILEGERLQPLYIKTRRDNHGLKAKIVNQLGFYQDWKVAYETIEEGSILFLQHPFHHRQIGREKFLKQLKEKKNIKIISLVHDVEELRNNGITNDKRHQEEFDFMLSIADQFIVHNPVMKEFFLSKGIAEDQLICLGIFDYSTEQTINPPRFSTSLIFAGNFAPPKSLFSSKLGELIKLKFELYGPNYDNSHLTNNVVYHGSFPPDELPTQLNSGFGLVWDGDSLDECNGPWGNYLRYNNPHKLSLYLASGIPVVVWKSSALAGFVKDRQIGLTVDSLRDLEDLFATITETSYKTMSQNVANLSKELRSGTFTKQAFKQAVKNLENE, from the coding sequence ATGAAAAAATATCAAATTGTAGAAATAAGAGATGGTGACGTTAGACATGCAGGCAGTAAAGCAGTTAGTGATGTTGTAACTATTCTTGAGGGAGAGAGATTGCAGCCTCTTTATATTAAAACTCGGCGGGATAATCATGGCCTTAAGGCTAAGATTGTCAATCAATTAGGCTTTTATCAAGACTGGAAAGTGGCGTATGAGACTATTGAAGAAGGAAGTATCCTTTTTTTACAGCATCCTTTTCATCACCGACAAATCGGTCGAGAAAAATTCCTTAAGCAATTGAAAGAAAAGAAAAATATTAAAATCATTTCTTTAGTCCATGATGTTGAAGAATTACGTAATAATGGTATTACTAACGACAAGCGGCATCAAGAGGAATTTGATTTTATGTTGTCTATTGCTGATCAGTTCATTGTCCATAATCCTGTCATGAAGGAATTTTTCTTAAGTAAGGGTATAGCGGAAGATCAGTTAATTTGTTTGGGAATTTTTGATTATTCGACAGAGCAGACGATTAATCCCCCTAGGTTTTCAACCTCATTAATTTTTGCTGGAAACTTTGCCCCGCCAAAGAGTCTTTTTAGCAGTAAATTGGGAGAGTTAATTAAACTAAAATTTGAACTCTACGGTCCAAATTATGATAATTCACATTTAACGAATAATGTCGTCTATCATGGGTCTTTTCCTCCAGATGAATTACCAACTCAGCTTAATTCTGGCTTTGGCCTTGTTTGGGATGGAGATTCTTTAGATGAATGTAATGGTCCTTGGGGCAATTATTTACGTTATAATAATCCGCATAAGCTTTCTTTGTATTTAGCTTCGGGGATTCCTGTTGTTGTCTGGAAATCTTCTGCCCTTGCTGGATTTGTTAAAGACCGTCAAATTGGTCTTACTGTGGATAGCCTGAGAGACTTAGAAGATTTATTCGCTACAATTACCGAAACTTCCTACAAAACTATGTCCCAAAATGTTGCAAATCTTAGTAAAGAATTGAGGTCTGGGACTTTTACCAAGCAAGCTTTTAAGCAGGCTGTCAAAAATTTAGAAAATGAGTAA
- a CDS encoding sugar transferase, translating to MVNRILIDFIRDDDTTAASKAERDVSYFLKTIGFFGKNYDMSLPRAVKLLAEDYILTKKIKSIGSEDICFLQYSMFGRPSLKKLFKKLAFNRHKILLIHDIETLREQREADHIAEELALFQEAQCLIVHNDRMANWLRNQGLEVPIISLEIFDYAQPIDLPEETVQNWKTVVFAGNLDKSGFLSKLHTQTPFYLYGLKSDAQPYPEKLTYCGSKTSTEIPSTISQYGFGLVWDGPAVDSCQGPFGDYMRYNNPHKVSLYLSTNLPVIIWKEAALASFIEEHGLGLTLDSLADLDNQLAQLSQDDYDQMKANCKAMGKQLRNGYYTTKAAQAAVEVVISQKCDI from the coding sequence ATAGTAAACCGAATTTTAATTGATTTCATCAGGGATGATGATACTACAGCAGCTTCTAAGGCCGAGCGAGATGTTAGTTATTTTCTGAAAACTATTGGCTTTTTTGGAAAAAATTACGATATGAGTTTACCAAGAGCTGTTAAGCTTCTAGCCGAAGATTATATTTTGACTAAGAAAATTAAGAGCATTGGTTCTGAGGACATCTGCTTTCTGCAGTACTCTATGTTTGGCCGTCCTTCATTGAAGAAGCTCTTCAAGAAATTAGCTTTTAATCGGCACAAAATTCTTCTCATCCATGATATTGAAACCCTGCGGGAGCAAAGGGAGGCCGATCACATTGCAGAAGAACTGGCTCTCTTTCAGGAAGCCCAGTGTCTGATTGTCCATAATGACCGGATGGCAAACTGGCTGCGTAACCAAGGCCTTGAAGTCCCGATAATCTCCTTAGAAATTTTTGACTACGCTCAGCCTATCGATCTACCAGAGGAAACTGTCCAGAATTGGAAAACAGTGGTCTTTGCAGGAAATTTGGATAAGAGCGGCTTTTTGAGTAAACTTCATACGCAAACACCTTTTTACCTCTACGGTCTCAAGAGCGATGCCCAGCCTTATCCGGAAAAATTGACCTATTGCGGGTCAAAGACATCTACGGAGATTCCATCAACAATTAGTCAATACGGTTTTGGCCTTGTTTGGGATGGTCCTGCGGTGGATTCTTGTCAAGGACCTTTTGGCGACTATATGCGCTACAACAATCCTCATAAGGTTTCGCTTTATCTCAGCACTAATCTGCCAGTCATCATCTGGAAAGAGGCGGCTCTAGCCTCCTTTATCGAGGAACATGGTTTGGGCTTAACCCTAGATTCTCTGGCAGACTTAGATAACCAACTGGCTCAACTGAGTCAAGATGACTATGACCAGATGAAAGCTAATTGCAAGGCTATGGGCAAACAGCTGCGAAATGGCTACTACACAACCAAGGCCGCTCAAGCAGCGGTGGAAGTGGTTATTAGTCAAAAATGTGATATATAA
- a CDS encoding DUF3800 domain-containing protein encodes MKISLFIDDSGVFHSNNDIFVYAGDCFVSDYEKMSAKHKYKKINKEISKSLNRSDELKASNLKRKHKRALYKVLEKEISFSVVIDIQKIKEYVIKDKKSRQRFKDYALKRIVKELFKVLIDRGIICKTDDINLFVNIDQQGFSTNGFYGLGDGIFEELHEGITNFNYGNFFPPILTGNLDVITKSCVSENDYLIQAADILANRIWNSYRLEKSEMRNIPNHVQLDLP; translated from the coding sequence ATGAAAATTTCACTTTTTATTGATGATTCGGGTGTATTTCATAGCAACAATGATATATTTGTTTATGCAGGGGACTGTTTTGTTTCTGATTATGAAAAAATGTCTGCCAAGCATAAATACAAAAAAATCAATAAAGAAATATCAAAGTCTTTAAATAGATCGGATGAATTGAAAGCCTCTAATTTAAAGAGAAAACACAAAAGAGCATTATATAAGGTTCTAGAAAAGGAAATTAGTTTTTCGGTTGTTATTGATATTCAAAAAATTAAAGAGTACGTAATTAAAGATAAAAAATCACGTCAGAGGTTCAAAGACTATGCATTAAAAAGAATAGTGAAAGAGCTTTTTAAAGTATTAATTGATCGTGGTATAATTTGTAAAACTGATGATATAAATTTATTTGTAAATATTGATCAACAAGGATTCTCTACTAATGGTTTTTATGGATTGGGTGATGGTATTTTTGAAGAATTGCATGAAGGAATAACTAATTTTAACTACGGGAATTTCTTTCCACCGATTTTGACAGGTAATCTTGATGTCATCACAAAATCTTGCGTTTCAGAAAATGATTATTTAATTCAAGCTGCCGATATATTAGCGAATAGAATTTGGAATTCTTATAGACTAGAAAAATCAGAAATGAGAAACATACCAAATCATGTTCAATTAGATTTGCCCTAG
- a CDS encoding acyltransferase family protein, with protein MGGFFDNHIFHLISVFFLLQGTLLWSGIYCLGHFLSQVSLEKLATHLTQKVLVISALIALYLFWWIQFDSKNGVSYLTPDPEGLVFVLSVFLAFLIYPRLPHNSFFNYFADKGKSSLIIYIFHSPVLSAIRIMLLRLGVQSMLLHVLIGIAGGWLISLFIAYLFNKVKFLNFFVAPTKYIKV; from the coding sequence ATGGGAGGTTTTTTTGATAATCATATTTTTCACTTAATATCGGTTTTCTTCCTCCTGCAAGGAACCCTGCTCTGGTCTGGTATCTATTGTCTGGGACATTTCTTGAGTCAAGTATCACTGGAAAAATTAGCCACCCACCTAACTCAGAAAGTTTTAGTCATCTCGGCTTTAATAGCTCTTTACCTGTTCTGGTGGATCCAGTTTGATTCCAAAAATGGGGTCAGCTACCTAACCCCTGACCCAGAAGGACTGGTCTTTGTTCTTAGTGTTTTTCTGGCCTTCTTGATTTATCCGCGTCTGCCTCACAACAGCTTTTTCAACTATTTTGCGGATAAGGGAAAATCCAGCCTGATCATTTATATCTTCCATTCACCAGTACTCAGTGCCATTCGGATTATGCTTCTGCGGCTTGGAGTTCAAAGCATGCTCCTCCATGTCCTGATTGGTATTGCAGGCGGTTGGCTGATTAGCCTCTTTATCGCCTACCTCTTCAATAAGGTGAAATTTCTCAATTTCTTTGTTGCTCCGACTAAGTATATTAAGGTGTAG
- a CDS encoding Panacea domain-containing protein, whose amino-acid sequence MVSKTIDVAKYLIYAYEQISNSRFETQELKLQKLMYFAQRESFALTGKELFPSDFEGWVHGPVLVELRYFFEEDYIPYKGDSSSLSETDKYIIEMVINKYGQYDAWYLRNLSHEELSWQNSRDGLEESDLGNRLISKDDIKKDAEKVRAYDHQYDMYLDEFDDFDEESYIA is encoded by the coding sequence ATGGTGAGCAAGACAATTGATGTTGCGAAATATTTAATTTATGCTTATGAGCAGATTTCTAACTCAAGGTTTGAAACGCAAGAATTAAAATTACAAAAGCTAATGTACTTCGCTCAACGAGAAAGTTTCGCTTTAACGGGTAAAGAATTGTTCCCAAGCGATTTTGAAGGTTGGGTTCACGGACCGGTTCTGGTAGAGTTACGATATTTTTTTGAAGAAGATTACATTCCATATAAAGGGGATAGCTCATCATTGAGTGAGACAGATAAATATATCATCGAAATGGTTATTAACAAATATGGCCAATATGATGCCTGGTATTTAAGGAATCTATCGCATGAAGAACTATCATGGCAAAATAGCCGTGACGGTTTAGAAGAGAGTGATCTTGGCAATAGGCTAATTTCAAAAGATGATATTAAGAAGGATGCAGAGAAAGTTCGTGCCTATGATCATCAATATGACATGTACCTAGATGAATTCGATGACTTTGATGAGGAGAGTTATATTGCTTGA
- a CDS encoding type II toxin-antitoxin system PemK/MazF family toxin: MLDNASLIGTIKSSRMPYYDNMSKSIRFKARPVLILKAERELGLSDFTVLPISSVSFKKNINPAYDVEITKQLYPQLNLTKEICYIRCGKIMTINKKDLAVDTISNLKQTYPDLWQVIIDRTKTYMADID; encoded by the coding sequence TTGCTTGATAACGCTTCTTTAATTGGAACAATCAAATCCTCTAGGATGCCCTATTATGATAATATGTCCAAATCAATTAGATTTAAAGCACGCCCTGTTCTTATTTTAAAAGCTGAAAGAGAGTTAGGATTGAGTGACTTTACAGTATTACCCATTTCATCGGTCAGCTTCAAAAAGAATATTAATCCCGCTTATGATGTAGAAATTACCAAACAGCTATACCCGCAGTTAAATTTAACTAAAGAAATCTGTTATATCCGTTGCGGTAAGATTATGACCATCAACAAAAAGGATCTAGCAGTTGATACCATTAGTAATTTAAAGCAAACTTACCCCGATCTGTGGCAAGTAATTATTGATAGAACCAAAACATATATGGCCGATATTGACTAG
- a CDS encoding Fic family protein: MYITAQEAAECWGISDRRVRTLCVQGKIEGAYRDGKIWRIPADAAQPSDGRYKKASSLLSVIEEKKSLLATRRPLTSGELDRLNEEFLVEYTYNSNAIEGNTLTLRETDMVLRGLTIDQKPLKDHLEAIGHKEAFQFVQRLVSENHPLTEQVIKDIHYLVLSDKKEDRGVYRKVPVRIMGAANEPAPPYMIRPKIEQLLQDYQKDSSSIITKLAKFHINFESIHPFIDGNDRTGRLLVNLELMKAGLPPIDIKFTDRLSYYKAFDDFHAKGQVSTMEDLLAKYVNDRLDEYLAMLAE, encoded by the coding sequence ATGTATATTACAGCACAAGAAGCTGCTGAATGTTGGGGAATCTCTGATAGGCGCGTGCGAACCTTGTGTGTTCAAGGGAAAATTGAAGGCGCTTATCGCGATGGGAAAATTTGGAGAATACCAGCGGATGCAGCACAGCCAAGTGATGGTCGTTATAAAAAGGCTTCTAGTTTACTATCAGTGATTGAAGAGAAAAAGTCACTCCTAGCAACAAGGAGGCCTTTGACTAGCGGTGAGCTAGATCGGCTAAATGAGGAATTTCTTGTAGAGTACACCTATAATTCTAATGCAATTGAAGGAAATACCTTGACCCTTCGGGAAACTGATATGGTGCTAAGAGGGTTGACCATTGATCAGAAACCTTTGAAGGATCACCTTGAGGCTATTGGTCACAAGGAAGCCTTTCAATTTGTGCAAAGACTGGTCTCAGAAAACCATCCCTTAACGGAGCAAGTCATTAAAGATATTCATTACCTTGTTCTGTCAGATAAAAAGGAAGATAGAGGTGTTTATAGAAAAGTTCCTGTTAGAATCATGGGAGCTGCTAACGAACCGGCTCCACCTTATATGATACGCCCTAAGATAGAGCAGCTTCTGCAAGATTATCAAAAGGATTCAAGCTCAATCATTACCAAGCTAGCCAAATTTCATATCAATTTTGAAAGTATCCATCCCTTTATTGATGGCAACGACAGAACAGGCCGGCTTTTGGTCAATCTTGAGCTGATGAAAGCGGGATTGCCACCGATTGATATTAAATTTACAGATCGTCTATCTTATTATAAAGCTTTTGATGACTTTCATGCCAAAGGCCAAGTGTCTACCATGGAAGATTTGTTGGCTAAGTATGTCAATGACCGTCTAGATGAGTACTTAGCAATGTTAGCAGAGTAA
- a CDS encoding gamma-glutamyl-gamma-aminobutyrate hydrolase family protein: protein MGKRPIIGISSNEKPVSPDLPIIHLNVSRNFGDGVKRAGGLPFYIPMSEQELAADYIAAIDKLILTGGQNVSLELYGEEKVTDSQDYFPERDRWELALIKEALRQAKPIFAVCRGLQLYNVAQGGSLYQDLPKHAGQPPTQLAHPIKIKEGSRLSRLLADGSLVNSVHHQAIKDLASHLEATAWSGDGVIEAVESNDNTKLIGVQWHPEFLLDGGPSSQQALFDYFVQEL from the coding sequence GTGGGAAAACGTCCGATTATTGGAATTAGCAGCAATGAGAAGCCTGTTAGCCCAGATTTGCCTATCATTCACCTCAATGTTTCCAGAAATTTTGGTGACGGAGTCAAGCGGGCTGGCGGCCTGCCTTTCTACATCCCCATGAGTGAGCAGGAGCTGGCTGCTGATTACATTGCAGCTATTGATAAACTGATTTTGACAGGCGGTCAGAATGTTAGTCTTGAATTATACGGAGAGGAAAAGGTGACGGATAGTCAGGATTATTTCCCCGAACGGGATCGCTGGGAACTAGCCCTGATCAAAGAGGCCCTGAGGCAGGCTAAACCCATCTTTGCAGTCTGCCGCGGTCTTCAGCTCTACAATGTTGCTCAGGGAGGCAGTCTTTATCAAGACCTCCCCAAGCATGCTGGTCAGCCCCCGACCCAATTAGCCCATCCGATTAAGATTAAGGAGGGCAGTCGCCTGTCTCGTTTACTGGCTGATGGCAGTCTGGTTAATTCAGTTCACCATCAGGCTATCAAAGACTTGGCTTCCCATTTGGAAGCGACAGCTTGGAGCGGAGACGGTGTGATTGAAGCTGTAGAGTCCAATGATAACACCAAACTCATCGGCGTCCAGTGGCATCCAGAATTTTTATTGGATGGTGGCCCCTCAAGCCAGCAGGCTCTATTTGATTACTTTGTCCAAGAACTCTAG
- a CDS encoding amino acid ABC transporter substrate-binding protein: MRFKKLLGLVGLGLSLVFIVSGCSKASSGKRTVTFATVGTTRPFSYQNKQGKLTGFDVELAREIFKGSKDYRLKIQQIEGDNIYSGLDSAKFDFVGNNLSYTKERGKKYLYSYPTAATPSVLVVPKDSAIKSFDDIGGHTSPVVQGTTGASQLEDFNKKHPDNPAKLKYSEENITQMLTGLNDGKYDFKIFDAPSVNSIIKSQGLTNLKTIDLKSSEKPYIYYLFTSDNKDLQAFVNKRIKALQKGGTLDRLNKKFLGGDYAPSSKDLVVPNKSK; this comes from the coding sequence ATGCGATTTAAAAAATTATTAGGACTTGTCGGTCTGGGACTATCATTGGTTTTCATCGTCAGCGGCTGCTCAAAAGCTTCCTCAGGGAAGAGGACTGTTACCTTTGCGACCGTTGGGACTACTCGGCCCTTTTCTTATCAAAATAAACAGGGCAAGTTAACTGGTTTCGATGTTGAGTTAGCCAGAGAGATCTTCAAGGGGTCTAAGGACTATCGATTGAAAATTCAGCAGATTGAGGGTGATAATATCTACTCCGGTCTGGATTCTGCCAAATTTGATTTTGTCGGCAATAATCTCAGCTATACTAAGGAGAGGGGCAAGAAGTATCTCTATTCCTATCCAACGGCTGCAACTCCTTCGGTTTTAGTTGTCCCTAAGGACAGCGCGATCAAGTCTTTCGATGATATCGGAGGCCACACCAGCCCTGTTGTTCAAGGAACTACGGGGGCCAGTCAGCTGGAGGATTTTAATAAGAAGCATCCAGATAACCCAGCTAAATTAAAGTACAGTGAAGAAAATATTACCCAGATGCTGACGGGGCTCAACGATGGCAAGTATGATTTCAAGATTTTCGATGCCCCATCCGTCAATAGTATTATCAAGTCTCAGGGGCTCACTAATCTCAAAACGATTGATTTAAAATCTTCGGAAAAACCCTATATTTATTACCTCTTCACCAGTGATAACAAAGACTTACAGGCCTTTGTCAATAAACGCATTAAAGCCTTGCAAAAGGGTGGCACATTGGATCGATTAAATAAGAAATTCTTAGGCGGTGACTATGCTCCAAGCAGTAAGGATTTAGTCGTCCCCAATAAGTCTAAGTAA
- the pepV gene encoding dipeptidase PepV, which produces MPNWETLLESYKENFLQDLTGLIAIPSVKDAASADESAPFGQPVKDALTYMMALGERDGFKTQIIDNVAGHLEVGQGQTIFGILSHLDVVPVQENDWQTAPFNLTQKNGWLYGRGVSDDKGPTLAAYYALKMILDAGLSLNQRIRLIYGTDEENDWDGVKVYFAKEAMPDFGFVPDAIFPLIYAEKGIISFDFHKTYSEQAPSSLIFESGQAYNVVPDWAQARLTGQTNLQNDFQAYLKRFNLEGSWQRQGQQQTLSLKGLAAHGAGPDKGINAALYLAHFLRTLPLDPSAKDYLDFIDSYFFADNKGEKLGIAYKDQELGEVTVNPAVFSFEKGQARIGVNLRYPQSVIFASLQEKLNQLAQQAGFEIREKSHLLPSYTALDDPRIQTLLNVYQMETGDTSPALAIGGSTYGRLLKNGVSFGPAFPWSIHTLHQPNEGIKLEELWQATIIYAQALYRLCTVEGTKIRAD; this is translated from the coding sequence ATGCCAAATTGGGAAACCTTACTAGAAAGCTATAAAGAAAACTTTTTGCAGGATTTAACAGGATTGATTGCCATTCCATCTGTCAAAGACGCTGCCAGTGCTGATGAGAGTGCTCCTTTCGGTCAGCCAGTCAAAGATGCTCTAACCTACATGATGGCCCTAGGAGAACGGGACGGCTTTAAGACGCAAATCATAGATAACGTTGCCGGCCATCTGGAAGTCGGTCAAGGGCAGACGATTTTTGGTATCCTCTCCCACTTGGATGTCGTCCCAGTTCAAGAAAACGACTGGCAAACAGCCCCTTTCAATCTAACCCAAAAAAATGGTTGGCTCTACGGCCGCGGGGTTTCTGATGATAAGGGCCCCACCCTAGCGGCCTATTATGCCTTAAAAATGATTCTCGACGCTGGTTTATCACTCAACCAGCGGATTCGCCTCATCTACGGAACCGATGAGGAAAACGACTGGGACGGTGTCAAGGTCTACTTTGCCAAGGAAGCTATGCCTGATTTTGGCTTCGTTCCCGATGCTATTTTTCCGCTGATTTATGCTGAAAAAGGTATCATCTCCTTTGATTTTCACAAGACCTATTCCGAACAGGCCCCTTCTTCCCTAATTTTTGAGTCTGGTCAGGCTTATAATGTTGTTCCGGACTGGGCTCAAGCCCGCCTGACCGGCCAGACAAATCTCCAGAATGATTTTCAAGCCTATCTCAAACGATTTAATCTTGAAGGAAGCTGGCAGCGCCAAGGCCAACAGCAAACGCTCAGTCTGAAAGGGCTGGCTGCCCACGGTGCTGGTCCTGATAAAGGTATCAATGCCGCCCTCTACTTAGCCCACTTCCTAAGAACCCTTCCTCTCGACCCATCTGCCAAGGATTATCTAGACTTCATTGACAGCTACTTTTTTGCAGATAATAAGGGAGAGAAACTAGGAATCGCCTACAAGGATCAAGAATTGGGAGAAGTGACCGTTAACCCAGCTGTCTTCTCATTTGAAAAGGGACAAGCCCGAATCGGAGTCAATCTCAGGTATCCGCAATCCGTCATCTTTGCTTCTCTACAGGAAAAACTTAACCAGCTTGCCCAGCAAGCAGGCTTTGAAATACGCGAGAAAAGCCACCTTCTGCCAAGCTATACCGCTCTTGACGACCCTAGGATTCAGACTCTGCTTAATGTTTATCAGATGGAGACTGGCGACACCAGCCCAGCACTGGCCATTGGCGGCTCAACCTATGGCCGTCTCCTAAAAAACGGAGTCTCTTTTGGTCCCGCCTTTCCTTGGTCCATCCATACACTCCACCAGCCCAATGAAGGCATAAAATTAGAAGAGCTCTGGCAAGCTACCATCATTTATGCCCAAGCCCTCTACCGTCTCTGCACGGTTGAAGGCACTAAGATCAGGGCGGACTGA
- a CDS encoding transporter substrate-binding domain-containing protein, with product MASKKKWTIAIAVLIVLGLLLSVFSLKGANHKQAVKQTTVTVATSGGPKPFTYTDGKDQLTGQNIELLKAVFKKLPQYKLKLEKTEFDSIFSGLNSGRYQMGVNNIAKNAERQKNYLFSDPMFKNAYVVIYKSGSKAAKKADSWDDLAGHSTVGATGVNTSTAIEDFNKKHPDKKINLNYSEEDLSSQLQGVESGKYDFLLMDKPMFEYYQKELGLNLVGKPVTGSLQKELLAEPYSYFVFAKDQKQLQKDVNKALKEVIKDGTSKKINQKYFDEDYSPSYK from the coding sequence ATGGCAAGTAAAAAGAAGTGGACAATTGCTATAGCAGTTCTGATTGTTTTAGGATTGTTGCTTAGCGTATTTTCCCTAAAGGGGGCCAATCACAAGCAGGCAGTCAAGCAGACGACAGTGACCGTAGCAACCTCTGGCGGTCCCAAACCCTTTACTTATACCGATGGCAAGGATCAGCTGACGGGGCAGAATATCGAACTGCTCAAGGCAGTTTTTAAAAAGCTGCCCCAATATAAGCTAAAACTCGAGAAGACGGAATTTGATTCAATCTTCTCAGGTCTTAATTCTGGCCGCTATCAGATGGGGGTTAATAATATTGCCAAGAATGCAGAGCGGCAGAAGAACTATCTCTTTTCTGACCCTATGTTCAAGAATGCTTATGTGGTTATCTACAAGTCTGGCAGCAAGGCGGCTAAAAAGGCTGATTCTTGGGATGATCTGGCTGGTCATTCAACGGTAGGGGCTACGGGTGTTAATACCTCAACGGCTATCGAAGATTTTAATAAGAAGCATCCTGACAAGAAGATTAACCTAAACTATAGCGAGGAAGACTTATCTAGTCAGCTGCAGGGCGTTGAATCTGGCAAGTACGATTTTTTGCTTATGGATAAACCGATGTTTGAATACTATCAAAAAGAATTAGGACTCAATCTGGTCGGTAAACCTGTCACTGGTTCCCTGCAAAAGGAGCTGCTGGCCGAACCTTATAGCTATTTTGTCTTTGCCAAGGACCAGAAACAGCTGCAAAAGGATGTCAACAAGGCCCTCAAAGAGGTCATAAAAGATGGCACCTCGAAAAAGATTAACCAAAAATATTTCGATGAGGACTACTCACCAAGTTACAAGTAG
- a CDS encoding GNAT family N-acetyltransferase — MAFNYQIETDPQSVDYDQVTAVLQSAGLSQSSSQEHEKAFKNSDITIFIKDGQEVIGVGRALTDFVSQGAIYNVAVAPDYQGQGVGHIIITGLLERLQGINVILYTHPQTLKLYEKYGFRRNKTAFVHFEHSSPEGRQWMEDEGFFLPEGYRFESEVGRY; from the coding sequence ATGGCATTTAACTATCAGATTGAAACCGATCCTCAATCAGTTGACTACGACCAAGTGACAGCTGTCCTGCAGAGTGCTGGTCTCAGTCAATCGAGCAGCCAAGAGCATGAAAAAGCTTTTAAAAACAGCGATATTACCATCTTTATAAAGGACGGTCAAGAGGTGATTGGCGTCGGCCGAGCGCTGACGGACTTTGTTTCTCAAGGGGCTATCTATAACGTGGCTGTCGCTCCCGATTATCAGGGCCAAGGAGTAGGGCATATCATTATTACAGGACTTTTGGAGCGCCTCCAAGGTATTAATGTCATCCTATATACTCATCCGCAGACCCTTAAGCTTTATGAAAAATATGGCTTTCGCCGCAACAAGACGGCCTTTGTGCATTTTGAACACAGCAGTCCGGAAGGTCGTCAGTGGATGGAAGATGAGGGCTTCTTTTTACCCGAAGGCTACCGTTTTGAAAGTGAAGTGGGGAGGTATTAG